One stretch of Xiphophorus maculatus strain JP 163 A chromosome 19, X_maculatus-5.0-male, whole genome shotgun sequence DNA includes these proteins:
- the ipcef1 gene encoding interactor protein for cytohesin exchange factors 1 isoform X3: MAADDYNPVSLRHKSKKKNRGGNGTMSRRRISVKELGQPDHQGWLYRKKETKGFLGIKWKKYWFVLKKTALYWYTNQLAEKAEGYIDLANFVIDVAIECKKKHAFKACHPQVMMFYFAAENHEDMNLWLNKLGLASINYEQTDQTTAAECYSEASDHEEAESTEIPPPPYSEQTLRDSVDASNPPGSTHQGTVPPPYSSTAPAVASDSLSSPVSTMTSQSSASSLAKQRQSWMDLVSQASSTPAGETAVVCSVQVHTQRPPQGRTEVGAVSDSSVPKSSTDSNGSNKENPAAHGEEQRDVLGPQSAGSRGNSSDEMEKLYIHLKEASLSPIGDRKPSTKREFRASFVKRCKNQTVNDKLHHIRALNSTLKSKEADLQAIEQVLCDPELTSDKFREWKEANAPLMVEICVKDDQKGAPEAVTAAASVTAAPVAETSL, from the exons ATGGCTGCTGACGACTATAATCCT GTCTCCCTGAGGCACAAGTCGAAGAAGAAGAACCGAGGGG GCAATGGTACCATGAGTAGAAGACGAATCTCCGTCAAAGAGCTTGGTCAACCGGACCACCAGGGCTGGCTTTACAGAAAGAAGGAGACCAAGGGTTTCCTGGGAATCAAATGGAAGAAGTACTGGTTTGTCCTTAAGAAAACTGCACTCTACTGGTACACCAACCAGTTG GCGGAGAAAGCAGAGGGCTACATTGACCTCGCAAACTTCGTGATAGATGTAGCCATCGAGTGCAAGAAGAAGCA TGCATTCAAAGCCTGCCATCCTCAGGtcatgatgttttattttgctgctgaGAACCACGAGGACATGAATCT CTGGTTGAACAAGCTTGGGCTGGCCTCCATTAATTATGAACAAACAGatcaaaccacagcagctg AGTGTTACAGTGAAGCCAGCGATCACGAAGAAGCAGAGAGCACAGAGATCCCCCCTCCGCCATACTCGGAGCAGACCCTACGGGACTCTGTGGATGCATCTAATCCACCTGGGAGCACACATCAG gGTACTGTACCACCACCATATTCTTCCACAGCTCCTGCAGTAGCCAGCGATTCGCTCTCCTCCCCCGTCAGTACGATGACGTCGCAGAGCTCCGCCTCTTCACTCGCTAAGCAACGGCAGTCCTGGATGGACCTTGTCTCACAGGCGTCCTCTACTCCAGCCGGGGAGACAGCAGTGGTGTGCTCGGTCCAGGTTCACACTCAACGACCGCCACAAGGGAGAACAGAAGTGGGAGCAGTGTCGGACAGCTCGGTTCCTAAGAGCTCCACAGACTCAAATGGGTCCAACAAAGAGAACCCAGCAGCTCATGGGGAGGAGCAGAGGGATGTTTTAGGTCCTCAAAGTGCAG GCAGTCGTGGGAATAGCTCTGATGAGATGGAAAAGCTGTACATTCATCTAAAGGAGGCCAGCCTTTCACCAATAGGGGATCGGAAACCATCCACAAAAAGGGAATTCAGGGCTTCTTTTGTTAAACGCTGTAAAAACCAGACCGTTAACGATAAGCTACACCATATCAGGGCACTCAATAGCACGCTAAAG TCTAAGGAAGCGGACTTGCAGGCAATAGAGCAGGTGCTGTGTGACCCGGAGCTTACCTCAGACAAGTTCAGAGAGTGGAAGGAAGCCAACGCACCACTGATGGTGGAGATCTGCGTCAAAGACGACCAGAAGGGGGCGCCAGAGGCTGTGACAGCTGCAGCATCAGTCACCGCTGCCCCTGTTGCAGAGACCAGTTTATAA
- the ipcef1 gene encoding interactor protein for cytohesin exchange factors 1 isoform X2, whose translation MLIKVWSDFERRVRVKLHSLRLWWQAAFPLSVSPSMAADDYNPVSLRHKSKKKNRGGNGTMSRRRISVKELGQPDHQGWLYRKKETKGFLGIKWKKYWFVLKKTALYWYTNQLAEKAEGYIDLANFVIDVAIECKKKHAFKACHPQVMMFYFAAENHEDMNLWLNKLGLASINYEQTDQTTAAECYSEASDHEEAESTEIPPPPYSEQTLRDSVDASNPPGSTHQGTVPPPYSSTAPAVASDSLSSPVSTMTSQSSASSLAKQRQSWMDLVSQASSTPAGETAVVCSVQVHTQRPPQGRTEVGAVSDSSVPKSSTDSNGSNKENPAAHGEEQRDVLGPQSAGSRGNSSDEMEKLYIHLKEASLSPIGDRKPSTKREFRASFVKRCKNQTVNDKLHHIRALNSTLKSKEADLQAIEQVLCDPELTSDKFREWKEANAPLMVEICVKDDQKGAPEAVTAAASVTAAPVAETSL comes from the exons ATGCTCATCAAGGTTTGGTCAGACTTTGAACGGAGAGTTCGGGTCAAACTGCATTCACTGAGATTGTGGTGGCAG GCTGCCTTCCCTTTGTCTGTGAGTCCTTCGATGGCTGCTGACGACTATAATCCT GTCTCCCTGAGGCACAAGTCGAAGAAGAAGAACCGAGGGG GCAATGGTACCATGAGTAGAAGACGAATCTCCGTCAAAGAGCTTGGTCAACCGGACCACCAGGGCTGGCTTTACAGAAAGAAGGAGACCAAGGGTTTCCTGGGAATCAAATGGAAGAAGTACTGGTTTGTCCTTAAGAAAACTGCACTCTACTGGTACACCAACCAGTTG GCGGAGAAAGCAGAGGGCTACATTGACCTCGCAAACTTCGTGATAGATGTAGCCATCGAGTGCAAGAAGAAGCA TGCATTCAAAGCCTGCCATCCTCAGGtcatgatgttttattttgctgctgaGAACCACGAGGACATGAATCT CTGGTTGAACAAGCTTGGGCTGGCCTCCATTAATTATGAACAAACAGatcaaaccacagcagctg AGTGTTACAGTGAAGCCAGCGATCACGAAGAAGCAGAGAGCACAGAGATCCCCCCTCCGCCATACTCGGAGCAGACCCTACGGGACTCTGTGGATGCATCTAATCCACCTGGGAGCACACATCAG gGTACTGTACCACCACCATATTCTTCCACAGCTCCTGCAGTAGCCAGCGATTCGCTCTCCTCCCCCGTCAGTACGATGACGTCGCAGAGCTCCGCCTCTTCACTCGCTAAGCAACGGCAGTCCTGGATGGACCTTGTCTCACAGGCGTCCTCTACTCCAGCCGGGGAGACAGCAGTGGTGTGCTCGGTCCAGGTTCACACTCAACGACCGCCACAAGGGAGAACAGAAGTGGGAGCAGTGTCGGACAGCTCGGTTCCTAAGAGCTCCACAGACTCAAATGGGTCCAACAAAGAGAACCCAGCAGCTCATGGGGAGGAGCAGAGGGATGTTTTAGGTCCTCAAAGTGCAG GCAGTCGTGGGAATAGCTCTGATGAGATGGAAAAGCTGTACATTCATCTAAAGGAGGCCAGCCTTTCACCAATAGGGGATCGGAAACCATCCACAAAAAGGGAATTCAGGGCTTCTTTTGTTAAACGCTGTAAAAACCAGACCGTTAACGATAAGCTACACCATATCAGGGCACTCAATAGCACGCTAAAG TCTAAGGAAGCGGACTTGCAGGCAATAGAGCAGGTGCTGTGTGACCCGGAGCTTACCTCAGACAAGTTCAGAGAGTGGAAGGAAGCCAACGCACCACTGATGGTGGAGATCTGCGTCAAAGACGACCAGAAGGGGGCGCCAGAGGCTGTGACAGCTGCAGCATCAGTCACCGCTGCCCCTGTTGCAGAGACCAGTTTATAA
- the ipcef1 gene encoding interactor protein for cytohesin exchange factors 1 isoform X1, which produces MRNLKAQRKFTNNCRLDFSMQPCSFRMLNSKTEHVMHVPPENQFWYLETEKEFCLCCSDSVLLTSSVCHSVTETADSGHLCTSCESVAAFPLSVSPSMAADDYNPVSLRHKSKKKNRGGNGTMSRRRISVKELGQPDHQGWLYRKKETKGFLGIKWKKYWFVLKKTALYWYTNQLAEKAEGYIDLANFVIDVAIECKKKHAFKACHPQVMMFYFAAENHEDMNLWLNKLGLASINYEQTDQTTAAECYSEASDHEEAESTEIPPPPYSEQTLRDSVDASNPPGSTHQGTVPPPYSSTAPAVASDSLSSPVSTMTSQSSASSLAKQRQSWMDLVSQASSTPAGETAVVCSVQVHTQRPPQGRTEVGAVSDSSVPKSSTDSNGSNKENPAAHGEEQRDVLGPQSAGSRGNSSDEMEKLYIHLKEASLSPIGDRKPSTKREFRASFVKRCKNQTVNDKLHHIRALNSTLKSKEADLQAIEQVLCDPELTSDKFREWKEANAPLMVEICVKDDQKGAPEAVTAAASVTAAPVAETSL; this is translated from the exons ATGAGGAACTTAAAAGCACAGAGGAAGTTTACCAATAATTGCAGGCTAGATTTCTCAATGCAGCCTTGTTCTTTTAGGATGTTGAACAGCAAAACTGAACATGTCATGCACGTCCCCCCAGAAAATCAGTTTTGGTACCTAGAAACTGAAAAGGAGTTCTGTCTGTGCTGCTCGGATTCCGTGTTACTTACTTCATCTGTGTGTCACAGTGTGACAGAAACTGCTGACAGTGGACATCTTTGCACAAGCTGTGAGTCAGTG GCTGCCTTCCCTTTGTCTGTGAGTCCTTCGATGGCTGCTGACGACTATAATCCT GTCTCCCTGAGGCACAAGTCGAAGAAGAAGAACCGAGGGG GCAATGGTACCATGAGTAGAAGACGAATCTCCGTCAAAGAGCTTGGTCAACCGGACCACCAGGGCTGGCTTTACAGAAAGAAGGAGACCAAGGGTTTCCTGGGAATCAAATGGAAGAAGTACTGGTTTGTCCTTAAGAAAACTGCACTCTACTGGTACACCAACCAGTTG GCGGAGAAAGCAGAGGGCTACATTGACCTCGCAAACTTCGTGATAGATGTAGCCATCGAGTGCAAGAAGAAGCA TGCATTCAAAGCCTGCCATCCTCAGGtcatgatgttttattttgctgctgaGAACCACGAGGACATGAATCT CTGGTTGAACAAGCTTGGGCTGGCCTCCATTAATTATGAACAAACAGatcaaaccacagcagctg AGTGTTACAGTGAAGCCAGCGATCACGAAGAAGCAGAGAGCACAGAGATCCCCCCTCCGCCATACTCGGAGCAGACCCTACGGGACTCTGTGGATGCATCTAATCCACCTGGGAGCACACATCAG gGTACTGTACCACCACCATATTCTTCCACAGCTCCTGCAGTAGCCAGCGATTCGCTCTCCTCCCCCGTCAGTACGATGACGTCGCAGAGCTCCGCCTCTTCACTCGCTAAGCAACGGCAGTCCTGGATGGACCTTGTCTCACAGGCGTCCTCTACTCCAGCCGGGGAGACAGCAGTGGTGTGCTCGGTCCAGGTTCACACTCAACGACCGCCACAAGGGAGAACAGAAGTGGGAGCAGTGTCGGACAGCTCGGTTCCTAAGAGCTCCACAGACTCAAATGGGTCCAACAAAGAGAACCCAGCAGCTCATGGGGAGGAGCAGAGGGATGTTTTAGGTCCTCAAAGTGCAG GCAGTCGTGGGAATAGCTCTGATGAGATGGAAAAGCTGTACATTCATCTAAAGGAGGCCAGCCTTTCACCAATAGGGGATCGGAAACCATCCACAAAAAGGGAATTCAGGGCTTCTTTTGTTAAACGCTGTAAAAACCAGACCGTTAACGATAAGCTACACCATATCAGGGCACTCAATAGCACGCTAAAG TCTAAGGAAGCGGACTTGCAGGCAATAGAGCAGGTGCTGTGTGACCCGGAGCTTACCTCAGACAAGTTCAGAGAGTGGAAGGAAGCCAACGCACCACTGATGGTGGAGATCTGCGTCAAAGACGACCAGAAGGGGGCGCCAGAGGCTGTGACAGCTGCAGCATCAGTCACCGCTGCCCCTGTTGCAGAGACCAGTTTATAA